The following coding sequences lie in one Halorarum halophilum genomic window:
- the yqeC gene encoding selenium cofactor biosynthesis protein YqeC produces the protein MTPAEALPSDGLVAVVGAGGKKTTLYALAGATDRAVVTATVRIPIFDEHVARVEATDDPIAALADADAGDFPLGLVPEQERPDRYRGYDRDVVDGLAAAHDDPVFVKADGARMREFKAPSDREPQVPDGADAVIPVASVHAVGKPLTGEVVHRPERVSAITGIDVGEEITAEAVGAVLASTGGGLKGVPEGATVVPLVNKVDDEGDEQVAREVAEAAMAADESGRIDRVVLARMLDGTVVDVIR, from the coding sequence ATGACCCCGGCCGAGGCGCTCCCGTCCGACGGTCTCGTGGCGGTCGTGGGCGCCGGCGGGAAGAAGACCACGCTGTACGCGCTCGCCGGAGCCACGGATCGCGCGGTCGTCACCGCGACGGTCCGCATCCCCATCTTCGACGAGCACGTGGCGCGCGTCGAGGCGACCGACGACCCGATCGCGGCGCTCGCGGACGCCGACGCCGGGGATTTCCCGCTCGGCCTCGTCCCTGAGCAGGAGCGCCCGGACCGCTACAGGGGGTACGACCGCGACGTCGTGGACGGCCTCGCGGCGGCCCACGACGACCCCGTGTTCGTGAAGGCCGACGGCGCCCGGATGCGGGAGTTCAAGGCGCCGAGCGACCGCGAGCCGCAAGTTCCCGACGGCGCGGACGCCGTGATCCCCGTCGCGTCGGTTCACGCCGTCGGGAAACCGCTGACCGGTGAGGTGGTGCACCGGCCCGAGCGCGTCAGCGCCATCACCGGAATCGACGTGGGCGAGGAGATCACCGCCGAGGCGGTGGGAGCGGTGCTCGCCTCGACCGGGGGTGGATTGAAGGGCGTCCCGGAGGGCGCGACGGTGGTTCCGCTGGTGAACAAGGTGGACGACGAGGGGGACGAGCAAGTCGCCCGGGAGGTCGCGGAGGCGGCGATGGCGGCGGACGAGTCGGGGCGGATCGATCGAGTGGTTCTGGCGCGGATGCTGGACGGCACGGTCGTGGACGTGATTCGGTAG
- a CDS encoding type II CAAX endopeptidase family protein — MVTLSPRSRSLAVGYGLGIGGGVLAFLLTLPAALGLALVGVSSTAVLLVVSFVFGQYLPFMGLPLVYFRRIRGMSWVRIRSYLGVRVPSLSELGVVVAGFFTILGLALGTIYLVTQVLGLTPAENSAGQLAQEQSRLIPLFIVASLVVIGPCEETLFRGTVQNRLRESFSAPVAITLTAILFASIHVMALVGGLEAIAVSIGILLVPSFVFGIVYEYTENLVVPALIHGIWNAFIFTSLYISIEFGQEGGAAAVLLSLLG, encoded by the coding sequence ATGGTCACGCTCTCCCCCCGTTCACGCTCGCTCGCCGTGGGATACGGTCTGGGGATCGGCGGCGGTGTGCTCGCATTTCTGTTGACGCTCCCGGCTGCCCTCGGACTCGCGCTCGTCGGCGTCTCCTCGACGGCAGTCCTCCTCGTCGTCAGCTTCGTGTTCGGACAGTACCTCCCGTTCATGGGGCTTCCGCTCGTCTATTTCCGCCGAATTAGGGGAATGAGCTGGGTGCGGATTCGATCATACCTCGGGGTTCGCGTCCCGTCGCTCAGCGAACTCGGCGTCGTCGTGGCGGGATTCTTCACCATCCTCGGGCTCGCGCTCGGCACCATCTACCTCGTCACCCAAGTACTCGGGCTGACTCCGGCGGAGAACTCCGCCGGACAGCTCGCCCAGGAGCAGTCGCGACTCATCCCGCTGTTCATCGTCGCGTCCCTCGTCGTCATCGGTCCGTGCGAGGAGACGCTGTTCCGCGGTACGGTCCAGAACCGCCTTCGAGAGTCGTTCTCCGCGCCCGTCGCCATTACGCTCACTGCGATCCTGTTCGCCTCTATCCACGTAATGGCACTCGTCGGCGGGCTGGAGGCCATCGCAGTCAGTATCGGCATCCTCCTCGTTCCCAGCTTCGTCTTCGGGATCGTGTACGAGTACACCGAGAACCTCGTCGTCCCGGCGCTCATCCACGGAATCTGGAACGCGTTCATCTTCACCAGCCTGTACATCTCGATCGAGTTCGGCCAGGAGGGCGGCGCGGCGGCCGTCCTGCTCTCATTGCTGGGCTGA
- a CDS encoding SHOCT domain-containing protein, translating to MEAGVGERDVADGDGADGDRPVDVPNPWWGTWETREPDPSDPLDRLCERYAEGEIDEAEFERRLGLLLDTEDTDPATARERLREHTGRND from the coding sequence ATGGAAGCAGGGGTCGGGGAGCGCGACGTCGCCGATGGCGACGGAGCGGACGGGGACCGGCCGGTCGACGTGCCAAACCCGTGGTGGGGGACCTGGGAGACGCGGGAACCCGACCCGAGCGACCCCCTCGATCGCCTCTGCGAGCGCTACGCCGAGGGCGAGATCGACGAGGCCGAGTTCGAACGCAGGCTCGGCCTCCTGCTCGACACCGAGGACACGGACCCGGCGACCGCCCGCGAGCGGTTGCGCGAGCACACCGGTCGAAACGACTAA
- a CDS encoding hydantoinase/oxoprolinase family protein gives MDDTGTRVGVDVGGTFTDLVTVRDGRVRVDKTPSTPSAPEEGVLAGLGDLDAPLADVGFLGHGTTVATNAVLEGEWADTALLTTAGFRDALEIGRQNRPDIYDFAAEKQTPVVERDRRYGVPERVDERGEVLTPLDEDAVRGVAAELKETGVESVAVSLLFSFERPDHERRVRDLLRDAGVNASISLSSDVLPEIREYERTLATSLNAALKPVMDDYLGALSDGAAEMGLDAPLRVMGSNGGLMAAPAARERPVNTLLSGPAAGVRGATHVAGRRGVSDLITMDMGGTSCDVSLVRDGDPLVTTDTEVGDYPVSVPTVDIHTVGAGGGSIASLDAGGALRVGPRSAGAQPGPICYGRGGTDPTITDAHLLLGRIDPTGFLPDALSREAAAVQEAFESLADAVGGSVEDAAAGVLDVANANMERALRVVSVERGYDPREFALVAFGGAGPLHATALAEALDIPEVVVPRAAGVLSALGLLISDVTYDYSTSMVRRWEEVSPGNLESTFAEFEAEGREELAAAGHDEADRRFERAVDLRYAGQSFDLRVPVGDVGNAELDAVAERFHEAHGRRYGHAYRDEPVELVTVRLRARGVVEPPELAVEDRAGDPADAVGATREVLFDGDEHGTPVYDRERLPTEAAFDGPAVVEGSESTVVVHPDQRARVDGDANLVVETGGEV, from the coding sequence ATGGACGACACCGGAACCCGCGTCGGCGTCGACGTCGGCGGCACGTTCACGGACCTCGTGACGGTCCGGGACGGCCGCGTCCGCGTCGACAAGACGCCATCCACCCCGTCGGCGCCCGAGGAGGGCGTGCTGGCCGGCCTCGGCGATCTCGACGCCCCGCTCGCGGACGTGGGATTTCTCGGTCACGGGACGACCGTCGCGACGAACGCGGTCCTGGAGGGAGAGTGGGCCGACACGGCGCTGCTCACGACGGCCGGCTTCCGCGACGCGCTCGAGATCGGCCGGCAGAATCGCCCCGACATCTACGACTTCGCCGCCGAGAAGCAGACGCCGGTGGTCGAGCGCGACCGCCGCTACGGCGTCCCCGAGCGCGTGGACGAGCGCGGTGAGGTGCTGACGCCCCTCGATGAGGACGCCGTCCGCGGCGTCGCCGCCGAACTCAAGGAGACAGGCGTCGAGAGCGTCGCCGTCTCCCTGCTGTTCTCCTTCGAGCGTCCCGACCACGAGCGCCGGGTACGCGACCTCCTGCGGGACGCGGGAGTAAACGCCTCAATCTCGCTCTCCTCTGACGTGCTGCCCGAGATCCGCGAGTACGAGCGAACGCTCGCGACGAGCCTGAACGCCGCGCTGAAGCCGGTGATGGACGACTACCTCGGCGCGCTCTCGGACGGCGCGGCAGAAATGGGACTCGACGCGCCGCTCCGCGTGATGGGCTCGAACGGGGGGCTGATGGCCGCCCCCGCCGCGCGTGAACGCCCCGTGAACACCCTGCTCTCCGGCCCCGCGGCGGGCGTCCGCGGGGCGACCCACGTCGCCGGCCGACGCGGGGTCTCCGACCTGATCACCATGGACATGGGCGGCACCTCCTGCGACGTCTCGCTCGTCCGTGACGGCGACCCGCTGGTGACGACCGACACCGAGGTCGGCGACTACCCCGTGTCCGTCCCGACGGTCGACATCCACACGGTCGGCGCCGGCGGGGGCTCCATCGCCTCCCTCGACGCCGGCGGCGCGCTCCGCGTCGGCCCCCGGTCCGCCGGCGCACAGCCCGGACCCATCTGCTACGGCCGGGGCGGCACCGACCCGACGATCACGGACGCGCACCTGCTCCTCGGCCGCATCGACCCGACCGGGTTCCTCCCTGACGCGCTCTCCCGCGAGGCGGCGGCGGTGCAGGAGGCGTTCGAATCGCTCGCCGACGCCGTCGGCGGGAGCGTCGAGGACGCCGCGGCCGGCGTGCTGGACGTCGCCAACGCGAACATGGAGCGGGCCCTCCGCGTCGTCTCCGTCGAGCGCGGGTACGACCCGCGGGAGTTCGCCCTCGTCGCGTTCGGCGGGGCGGGGCCGCTCCACGCGACCGCGCTCGCCGAGGCGCTGGACATCCCCGAGGTGGTCGTGCCCCGCGCGGCGGGCGTGCTCTCCGCGCTGGGGCTGCTCATCAGCGACGTCACCTACGACTACTCGACATCGATGGTCCGCCGGTGGGAGGAGGTGTCCCCCGGCAACCTCGAATCGACCTTCGCCGAGTTCGAGGCCGAGGGCCGGGAGGAACTCGCGGCCGCGGGCCACGACGAGGCGGACCGGCGGTTCGAGCGCGCCGTGGACCTGCGCTACGCCGGCCAGTCGTTCGACCTCCGCGTCCCGGTCGGCGACGTGGGGAACGCGGAACTCGACGCCGTCGCGGAACGCTTCCACGAGGCCCACGGGCGCCGGTACGGCCACGCCTACCGCGACGAGCCGGTGGAGCTGGTGACGGTCCGACTGCGCGCCCGCGGCGTCGTCGAACCCCCGGAACTGGCCGTCGAGGACCGTGCGGGCGACCCGGCCGACGCGGTGGGAGCGACGCGCGAGGTGCTGTTCGACGGCGACGAGCACGGGACGCCGGTGTACGACCGAGAGCGCCTGCCCACCGAGGCGGCCTTCGACGGGCCGGCGGTCGTGGAGGGCTCGGAGAGCACCGTCGTCGTGCATCCCGACCAGCGAGCGCGGGTCGACGGCGACGCGAACCTCGTCGTCGAAACCGGGGGTGAGGTATGA
- the arcS gene encoding archaeosine synthase subunit alpha — protein sequence MTDYFEVHERDAAARLAELRLSSPVITPALVGGEAHSASESGSESRVQLRDSGSLWSADREIPDGDSNALTVLPHRAFPSGTRDPVVESFAAEYPDVDAPTAAVVKSDAADAAGAASAPVDAYALSDAQGFVGHASAFVDAVVEVRETVPADTALYLPGVATPANVATLVYAGVDLLDAKRARIRGSQGKYLTTDGERFLEDLDELPCSCPVCQVPRAEFDRVDCEEHNVNALAAELRRVRQRIREGRLRDYIEGQARHEQWLTATFRELDQQYGYLEERTPLVRDSEVTAATEDTLRRVEIQRFAERVTNRYVNRFRNPLVLVPCSAVKPYSESQSHSQFHDAIQYRAHLASMTSPIGVVPQELELTYPAQHYDTVVTGRWSEDEKAFVAAVLRRYLERNKYPRVIAHVPGEGYRDICERVEGEVDVPFEYTVEEHPTTTDSIANLMSTLDGELKYGKRERQHNTVRALADYMLGDGAGDDLFDELNTTSRYPKLQVRDDEGEQLATMVPNYGVLAFTLAGARRWVESDAPTKRVEIDGFVPRGSVLAPGVLDADDDIRVGDEVVVEGPKAFAVGRATMSGPEMRSSTRGESVQVRHSEER from the coding sequence ATGACCGACTACTTCGAGGTCCACGAGCGGGACGCGGCTGCCCGCCTCGCGGAGCTCCGTCTCTCCTCGCCGGTAATCACGCCGGCACTGGTGGGCGGGGAGGCGCACAGCGCCTCCGAGAGCGGGTCGGAGTCCCGCGTTCAGCTCCGGGACTCGGGCTCGCTCTGGAGCGCCGACCGAGAGATCCCCGACGGCGACTCGAACGCGCTGACGGTGCTTCCCCACCGAGCGTTCCCGAGCGGTACCAGGGACCCCGTCGTGGAGTCGTTCGCCGCCGAGTACCCGGACGTGGACGCGCCGACCGCGGCGGTCGTCAAGAGCGACGCCGCCGACGCGGCGGGCGCCGCCTCGGCACCCGTCGACGCCTACGCCCTCTCGGACGCCCAGGGGTTCGTCGGCCACGCGTCGGCGTTCGTCGACGCCGTCGTCGAGGTCCGCGAAACCGTGCCGGCCGACACCGCGCTGTACCTCCCCGGCGTCGCCACGCCCGCGAACGTCGCGACGCTCGTCTACGCCGGCGTCGACCTCCTCGACGCCAAGCGGGCGCGGATCAGGGGCTCGCAGGGGAAGTACCTCACCACGGACGGCGAGCGGTTCCTCGAGGACCTGGACGAACTCCCGTGCTCCTGCCCGGTGTGTCAGGTTCCACGGGCGGAGTTCGACCGGGTCGACTGCGAGGAGCACAACGTCAACGCCCTCGCTGCCGAACTCCGGCGGGTCCGCCAGCGGATCCGCGAGGGCCGCCTGCGCGACTACATCGAGGGACAGGCCCGCCACGAGCAGTGGCTCACCGCGACGTTCCGCGAACTGGACCAGCAGTACGGCTACCTGGAGGAGCGGACGCCGCTCGTCCGCGACTCCGAGGTGACGGCGGCCACGGAGGACACGCTCCGCCGCGTCGAGATCCAGCGGTTCGCCGAGCGCGTGACGAACAGGTACGTCAACCGATTCCGGAACCCGCTGGTGCTGGTTCCCTGCTCGGCCGTGAAACCGTACTCCGAGAGCCAGAGCCACTCGCAGTTCCACGACGCGATCCAGTACCGCGCCCACCTCGCGTCGATGACCTCGCCAATCGGCGTCGTCCCGCAGGAACTCGAACTCACCTACCCCGCCCAGCACTACGACACCGTCGTCACGGGGCGCTGGAGCGAGGACGAGAAGGCGTTCGTCGCCGCGGTGCTCCGGCGCTACCTCGAGCGGAACAAGTACCCCCGCGTGATCGCGCACGTCCCCGGCGAGGGCTACCGCGACATCTGCGAACGCGTCGAGGGGGAGGTGGACGTGCCGTTCGAGTACACAGTCGAGGAGCACCCGACGACGACCGACTCCATCGCGAACCTGATGTCCACGCTCGACGGCGAACTGAAGTACGGCAAGCGCGAGCGCCAGCACAACACCGTCCGGGCGCTGGCGGACTACATGCTCGGCGACGGCGCCGGCGACGATCTGTTCGACGAACTGAACACGACCAGCCGGTACCCCAAGCTCCAGGTCCGCGACGACGAGGGGGAGCAACTGGCGACGATGGTGCCGAACTACGGCGTGCTCGCGTTCACGCTCGCCGGCGCCCGGCGATGGGTCGAGAGCGATGCCCCGACCAAGCGGGTGGAGATCGACGGCTTCGTCCCGCGCGGGAGCGTCCTCGCCCCGGGGGTCCTCGACGCGGACGACGACATCCGCGTCGGCGACGAGGTCGTCGTCGAGGGGCCGAAGGCGTTCGCGGTCGGGCGAGCGACGATGTCGGGACCGGAGATGCGCTCCTCGACGCGTGGCGAATCCGTGCAGGTCCGCCACTCCGAGGAGCGCTGA
- a CDS encoding redoxin domain-containing protein, whose amino-acid sequence MLTEGDPAPSVTAPMATPEAARDAERGNYTSDDVAEFDLETVLEDGPVVLAFYPGVYSRTCTRELCELRDWRAELAELDANVYGVSADTPWSLLAFIDEYDLSYPLVSGFNTDVIAEFGVQREDGPLRGIANRAVFVVDPDGTVTYTWSADQPLTFPDTDELATEIRAAGDP is encoded by the coding sequence ATGCTGACCGAAGGAGACCCCGCACCGAGCGTCACTGCGCCGATGGCGACGCCGGAAGCGGCACGAGACGCCGAACGGGGGAACTACACCAGCGACGACGTGGCCGAGTTCGACCTCGAGACGGTCCTCGAGGACGGCCCCGTCGTCCTGGCGTTCTACCCCGGCGTCTACTCGCGAACCTGCACCCGGGAGCTGTGCGAGCTGCGCGACTGGCGCGCGGAACTCGCGGAGCTGGACGCGAACGTCTACGGCGTCAGCGCCGACACGCCGTGGTCGCTGCTGGCGTTCATCGACGAGTACGACCTGAGCTACCCGCTCGTCTCCGGGTTCAACACCGACGTCATCGCGGAGTTCGGCGTCCAGCGAGAGGACGGCCCCCTCCGGGGCATCGCCAACCGGGCGGTGTTCGTCGTCGACCCCGACGGCACGGTCACCTACACCTGGAGCGCGGACCAGCCGCTGACGTTCCCCGACACCGACGAACTCGCGACGGAGATACGGGCGGCCGGCGACCCGTAG
- the tgtA gene encoding tRNA guanosine(15) transglycosylase TgtA codes for MREHFEVRAADVAGRIGELTVPRAGVTVETPALLPVINPNLLTVEPERLASEFGAEILITNSYIIRNDEDLRERAEREGLHELLGFDGAIMTDSGSFQLAEYGEIDTTTREILTFQRDIGSDIGTPVDIPTPPDVPREEAEADLETTAEALADAAAVDVGDMLVNAPVQGATYPDLRERAGRAAAATGLDVFPVGAVVPMMNAYRYDDMVDAVAAAKRGLDVDCPVHLFGAGHPMMFAVAVALGCDLFDSAAYALYARDGRYLTVSGTEHLEDLEYLPCSCPICHEHSAEALRAAGTADRERLLAEHNLHVTFEEIRRVKQSIRDGDLLELVDQRARAHPAMLDGYRALLDHADQLEREDHASKGSFFAVSHESARRPEVLRHHERLDRLAVPDRLLLSEYGAPSNHEYDEVWRVVPPLGPFPRSLSETYPLTAETPERTDEAAERSAADGVAALAAANPDAEITLAHDGWHAAALSRVPESVTLEDLSGLGGGNESA; via the coding sequence ATGCGCGAGCACTTCGAGGTCCGGGCGGCCGACGTCGCGGGCCGCATCGGGGAACTGACCGTTCCCCGCGCGGGGGTCACCGTCGAGACGCCCGCGCTGCTGCCGGTCATCAACCCGAACCTCCTCACCGTCGAGCCCGAGCGCCTGGCGTCGGAGTTCGGCGCCGAGATCCTCATCACGAACTCCTACATCATCCGCAACGACGAGGACCTCCGCGAGCGGGCCGAGCGCGAGGGGCTCCACGAGCTGCTCGGCTTCGACGGCGCCATCATGACCGACTCGGGGAGCTTCCAGCTCGCGGAGTACGGCGAGATCGACACGACGACGCGCGAGATCCTCACCTTCCAGCGCGACATCGGGAGCGACATCGGCACGCCGGTCGACATCCCGACGCCGCCGGACGTCCCCCGCGAGGAGGCGGAGGCGGACCTCGAGACGACGGCCGAGGCGCTCGCCGACGCCGCCGCCGTCGACGTCGGCGACATGCTCGTGAACGCCCCCGTCCAGGGGGCGACGTATCCGGACCTCCGCGAGCGCGCCGGCCGCGCGGCCGCCGCGACCGGCCTCGACGTGTTCCCCGTCGGCGCGGTCGTGCCGATGATGAACGCCTACCGCTACGACGACATGGTCGACGCCGTCGCCGCCGCCAAGCGCGGGCTGGACGTCGACTGCCCGGTCCACCTGTTCGGCGCCGGCCACCCGATGATGTTCGCGGTCGCGGTCGCGCTCGGCTGCGACCTCTTCGACTCGGCGGCCTACGCGCTCTACGCCCGCGACGGGCGGTACCTGACGGTGTCCGGGACCGAGCACCTGGAGGACCTCGAGTACCTCCCCTGTTCGTGCCCGATCTGTCACGAACACTCCGCCGAGGCGCTTCGCGCGGCGGGCACCGCGGACCGGGAGCGGCTGCTCGCCGAGCACAACCTCCACGTCACCTTCGAGGAGATCAGGCGCGTGAAGCAGTCGATCCGCGACGGCGACCTGCTGGAACTGGTCGACCAGCGCGCCCGCGCCCACCCGGCGATGCTCGACGGCTACCGCGCGCTCCTCGATCACGCCGACCAGCTCGAGCGGGAAGACCACGCCAGCAAGGGGTCGTTCTTCGCCGTCTCCCACGAGTCGGCCCGACGACCCGAAGTCCTCCGACACCACGAGCGACTGGACCGGCTCGCCGTCCCCGACCGCCTCCTCCTCTCGGAGTACGGCGCCCCCTCGAACCACGAGTACGACGAGGTGTGGCGCGTGGTCCCGCCACTGGGCCCGTTCCCCCGGTCGCTCTCGGAGACCTACCCGCTGACCGCGGAGACTCCCGAGCGAACCGACGAGGCAGCCGAACGATCGGCCGCCGACGGCGTGGCCGCGCTCGCGGCCGCCAACCCGGACGCCGAGATCACGCTCGCACACGACGGCTGGCACGCGGCCGCGCTCTCGCGGGTGCCCGAGTCGGTGACGCTGGAGGACCTCTCCGGGCTGGGCGGCGGGAACGAAAGCGCCTAA
- a CDS encoding molybdenum cofactor guanylyltransferase, whose protein sequence is MEAEEHHRYAVVIAGGRSTRFGDRDKAVAPLAGTPMIRRVADRLLDATDRLVVNCRPDQRDAIANALDSYPNPVQYAEDEDPDLGPMAGIRTGLRGVEGWGGPDALAFVVACDMPFVEPSLVEYLFDRAADHDAAVPRLDDEWFQTTQAAYRAGPMADACDDALAAGEGKIIAPLFELDYVVVEDDEALEYADESTFENINTEEEFEAAERRLG, encoded by the coding sequence ATGGAAGCGGAGGAGCACCACCGCTACGCCGTCGTGATCGCCGGTGGGCGCTCGACCCGGTTCGGCGACCGCGACAAAGCGGTCGCCCCCCTCGCCGGGACGCCAATGATCCGACGCGTCGCCGACCGCCTCCTCGACGCGACGGACCGCCTCGTGGTTAACTGCCGGCCGGACCAGCGCGACGCCATCGCCAACGCGCTCGACAGCTACCCGAACCCGGTCCAGTACGCCGAGGACGAGGACCCCGATCTGGGGCCCATGGCCGGCATTCGCACGGGGCTCCGCGGCGTCGAGGGCTGGGGCGGGCCGGACGCGCTCGCGTTCGTCGTCGCCTGCGACATGCCGTTCGTCGAGCCCTCGCTGGTCGAGTACCTGTTCGACCGCGCGGCCGACCACGACGCGGCCGTGCCGCGACTCGACGACGAGTGGTTCCAGACGACCCAGGCGGCCTACCGCGCCGGCCCGATGGCCGACGCCTGCGACGACGCGCTCGCGGCGGGCGAAGGGAAGATCATCGCGCCGCTGTTCGAACTCGACTACGTCGTGGTCGAGGACGACGAGGCGCTGGAGTACGCCGACGAGTCGACCTTCGAGAACATCAACACCGAGGAGGAGTTCGAGGCGGCCGAGAGGCGACTGGGGTGA
- a CDS encoding winged helix-turn-helix domain-containing protein produces the protein MKLTSPTDFEILEALADGNRNNAANLSYELDKNRSYINTRLPILADYGLVERVGPAPNSGLYEITDRGAAAAELREEYGERDFDEQIDDHLDGVVEA, from the coding sequence ATGAAGCTCACGTCCCCGACGGATTTCGAGATCCTGGAGGCGCTCGCGGACGGGAATCGGAACAACGCGGCGAACCTCTCGTACGAACTCGACAAGAACCGCTCGTACATCAACACGCGCCTCCCCATCCTGGCCGACTACGGGCTGGTCGAGCGGGTCGGCCCGGCGCCGAACAGCGGCCTCTACGAGATCACCGACCGGGGAGCGGCGGCCGCCGAACTCCGGGAGGAGTACGGCGAGCGCGACTTCGACGAGCAGATCGACGACCACCTCGACGGCGTCGTCGAGGCCTGA
- a CDS encoding hydantoinase B/oxoprolinase family protein produces the protein MMADDADGGGADAGDAGEADDRGVDSVTLEVIRNACEAVAEEMNANLVRTGYSPNIKERRDCSTALFDAGGEMIAQAETMPVHLGAMPFSVAAAVEAFPPETLSPGDSVLLNDPFRGGAHLPDLTLVTPVFDESGEELLAFAANRAHHADIGGSTAGSVAADSTEIYQEGLRIPPVKFESAGEVRDDVLSMILANVRTPEERRGDLRAQTAANATGRRRFREVAAEHGDLLGPALEEIKDYSERRMRAEISDLPDGTYEFADLLDDDGRGNEDLPVEVAVEVDGDSVVVDFEGTAEQTDGPVNAVFAVTASATYYAVRCVTDPDIPPNHGCYRPIEIHAPEGTIVNPDPPAAVVGGNLETSQRITDAVLGALAEADPEAVVAACQGTMNNVTFGGTDPRTDGPYAFYETQGGGFGGRATGDGMDGVHVHMSNTMNTPAEVLETAYPLRVERYAYRPDSGGAGEFRGGLGLRRDIRVRDHEARFSLLAERHESRPYGLAGGEPGGNGAAYLVDYAEQSSASSRTQSGDEDGEELEKLAAKHTRDLPPGSVVSIRTPGGGGYGDPADRDPERIERDLRLGKLTPTAASEAYGYAPDGDDGN, from the coding sequence ATGATGGCCGACGACGCCGACGGCGGTGGCGCCGACGCCGGAGACGCGGGTGAGGCCGACGACCGCGGCGTCGACTCGGTGACGCTGGAGGTCATCCGCAACGCCTGCGAGGCGGTCGCGGAGGAGATGAACGCGAACCTCGTCCGGACGGGCTACTCGCCGAACATCAAGGAGCGGCGCGACTGCTCGACGGCGCTGTTCGACGCCGGCGGCGAGATGATCGCGCAGGCCGAGACGATGCCCGTCCACCTCGGCGCGATGCCGTTCTCGGTCGCCGCCGCTGTCGAGGCGTTCCCGCCGGAGACGCTCTCGCCCGGCGACTCCGTGCTGCTGAACGACCCGTTCCGCGGCGGCGCCCACCTCCCGGACCTGACGCTGGTGACGCCGGTGTTCGACGAATCGGGGGAGGAGCTGCTCGCGTTCGCCGCGAACCGGGCACACCACGCCGACATCGGGGGCTCCACTGCGGGCAGCGTCGCGGCCGACTCGACGGAGATCTACCAGGAGGGCTTGCGGATCCCGCCAGTCAAGTTCGAATCAGCTGGCGAGGTCCGCGACGACGTGCTCTCGATGATCCTCGCGAACGTCCGCACGCCCGAGGAGCGCCGGGGCGACCTCCGGGCGCAGACCGCCGCGAACGCGACCGGTCGGCGGCGGTTCCGGGAGGTCGCGGCCGAGCACGGCGACCTGCTCGGACCCGCACTCGAGGAGATCAAGGACTACTCCGAGCGCCGGATGCGGGCGGAGATATCGGACCTGCCCGACGGGACCTACGAGTTCGCCGACCTGCTCGACGACGACGGGCGCGGGAACGAGGACCTGCCGGTGGAGGTGGCGGTCGAGGTCGACGGCGACTCGGTGGTCGTGGACTTCGAGGGCACCGCGGAGCAGACGGACGGCCCCGTCAACGCCGTCTTCGCCGTCACCGCGTCGGCGACGTACTACGCCGTGCGCTGCGTGACGGATCCGGACATCCCCCCGAACCACGGCTGCTACCGGCCGATCGAGATCCACGCGCCCGAGGGGACCATCGTGAACCCCGACCCTCCGGCGGCCGTGGTGGGCGGGAACCTCGAGACGTCCCAGCGCATCACCGACGCCGTGCTCGGCGCGCTCGCCGAAGCCGACCCGGAGGCGGTCGTCGCGGCGTGCCAGGGGACGATGAACAACGTCACCTTCGGCGGGACGGACCCCCGGACGGACGGCCCGTACGCCTTCTACGAGACCCAGGGCGGCGGGTTCGGCGGCCGGGCGACCGGCGACGGGATGGACGGCGTCCACGTCCACATGAGCAACACGATGAACACGCCCGCGGAGGTGCTCGAGACCGCCTATCCGCTCCGCGTCGAACGCTACGCCTACCGGCCGGACTCGGGCGGAGCCGGCGAGTTCCGCGGCGGCCTCGGTCTCCGGCGCGACATCCGCGTCCGCGACCACGAGGCGCGGTTCAGCCTGCTCGCCGAGCGCCACGAGTCCCGACCGTACGGCCTGGCGGGCGGCGAACCCGGTGGAAACGGCGCGGCCTACCTGGTCGACTACGCGGAGCAAAGCTCCGCGAGCAGCCGGACGCAGTCCGGCGATGAAGATGGCGAGGAACTCGAGAAACTCGCGGCCAAACACACCCGCGACCTCCCGCCGGGGTCGGTCGTCAGCATTCGCACACCCGGCGGCGGCGGGTACGGCGACCCGGCCGACCGTGACCCCGAACGAATCGAGCGGGACCTCCGCCTCGGGAAACTAACGCCTACCGCCGCTAGCGAGGCGTACGGCTACGCCCCCGACGGCGACGACGGGAACTGA